TGTATTTAAGCGTTAATTAAGCATTTTTACTTActccaaaaataataaagacagtagttatattttatttatgaacTTTTCACACATACCAGCTTAACGAAACGTTTCCAGTTGTTATATCAACAGTATATAGAGAAAATTTTTTgccaaaattaaaagaaatatttgGAAGAGATTACTGAACATTTAttagcaaaaaaaataaatgtgttttatttgaaATGAGACAAGTCTGATACAATTTTGATCTTATATTATTTAATCATACAAGTTATAAAATATTAGCCGTTATTTTATAcaagttaataattgtattttttttttttaacaatattttagtCAAGTCTGGTATATTTTGTTTTGATTAGCTCAGATAACATTTTAATCTGTCATTTGGTCATGTTCCAATGTACCTCACCTATATTCCACTTCCATTCTCTCAGggtaaatcaaaaaaaaaaaaaaaaaaaaaaaaatgcgctCTAGTAATGAAACAAAACTATATCATTGTACTAAATGTGTAAGATTGATGTGGGAAAGAAATACTACTCTGAACCCCAGTGAATTTACACAAACAGAAAAAGTCAGTTTTAAATTGTACCCCGCTATCCCATATGTATTCATTAGCGTAAACTGCCTAACACGGGTTTTTTCATTCAATGGTATTGGTGCATCGAAAAGAGAAAGGGATGAGtgtgatgagagaaaaaaagaaagaggcaAGCAAGCATATAACAAATATTCATTGGAGAAAACACAGCAAAATAACCATGATTTAGATGAGCCACATTGaacccttttttttaaactgcacTTCTGATtatggtccaaaaaaaaaagtacagaaGATGGGTTTAAACCTGTGAAATATAAactttatttgcatttaaacaGATTCAAGGAAGTCAAAAAAGGTTAACAAGAAAACCAAATCTGAACTGTAGTCATAGATTAAGTCCTGATTCTGTTGAGATTTAGCTGCACAGACTGATATAgactaaaaaaaatacattgttgACATTTGGATTTCTGATAGTTGACTGCTCAATCCCAAACATACAATACATTCTTCTAGCATATACAGGGtttggacaatcacacaaataACATGAACTGATGAAATACTGGAATTCATCAATGATACCGTTCTGAAACCCACTAATCATGCATTGCAAACCAGGTCAAGCGTTTCAAGACTTCAAATAAATCAACTTCAGTCGCATCTCTAATCAGAATGCCACGCACGCATTTCCATGTCATGACGGACGGGGTACAGTCAACAATCTCCATATAAATTAGAGGGTTGAAATCTGCTCAGAATCGCATTTGAGCAACAAGGCTGCCAAATGAATGCCACACTCTACGGACATGACAACACCGCAGGGGAGAGGGCAGATTGCAGAGATGGAAAAGGTCATGTTCTgagtaaagtttttttttttaaggaatggCACGGATTTGACATAAAACTGAAGAGAATGGTGGgacaaacaaacataaaattGCAAGTAACAAAAGTAAAATcatgggcaaaaaaaaaaaaaaaaaagcttaatttaagcaaaataaaaatggtTTCAGTTCTTCTCCTTGACGCTCTGTCTCCACTTCCAGAGCTCCTGAATGACCTTGGagaaaaacagaaagaaaaagaaaaaaggtaagaccttcattcatgaCAGTTTCCAATTATGGGGTAATTAAACTATAGGGTGTAACGATACATTGTTATAACAAGATataaaaatgcaacattttGTGTTGATGTTAACAACATTTACTATATGGAGTTATGCCCAAAATATACTTTGGCCGTCTGTGTTCCGTGACGACTCGTGCACCGTCCGTGTTTTTAGTTAGTCAGGAGGGGTTATGGATGTCCACACACCCCATCCGCATGCAGCACAATTTTTGAGACCCCACAAACGGTGTGCGTACAACAGCGGATGTGTGAGTGACTTGAATACTACATGTCCATGCACCAAACAAGTCCTCCGCTCACGGCAAAGGAGTATACTTTGAAAAGCTTGCATGCTTGACTGTGCGCGAAACAGCAAAATGTGGAAAATGAACTAAACACAGGGCTTTagttttatccaaggctcagcTTACGGCAATAATAAGGTATAACTCACCCAAAATATAAATTCTCTTatatactcaccctcatgtctgtTTCTAACCTAAGATTTTCATtcaacttccaaacacaaaagatatttttttttatgaaaccctGATTTCTGTCCCTTCATTTAAAGCCACAAATGCAATTTTTTGCCattagaggtcgcttattcagaacaaaggcatagcttgatgacagctttcacagaGCTTTTATTACGTCACAATTGACAGCTttcgctttttccggtcatgcgTATGTGGGGCTACGCAGAACTGTTACTCGCGGTAAATCAGGAAAACGAATCAATCAAGTTGTCTAATCCAAAtctaagtcttctgaagagatacAATGGCTTTATATGATACAGATTTACAAAGTTGCATATAATGTAGTAAACATGGACGGTTCAAATAATTGGGTGATGCATGAAAACAAATCATGTGAGTAAATGCCAAATTCATTTTTGGTAATAATAAAAACCCCTATTTGATTATTTTTAGTTAAAATAAATCACGTTCAGCATTGTGATTTGAATCAAATGGCACGCTACAATGTTTCATTCAGCAACTGAAAACTAGACTAATCGATTCTtgggatttaagaattgttattTTGTACCCAGcccttataaatataaaatatgaatgCAAATAATGGCTTGAATGTACATAATCTGTAATGAATCTGAATTGTGATGATAAAGAAAATATGGGCACCAAAAACGTTAAACCGCATCCGAACAGTTTTCCGGCATGGAGCACTAATTAAAATCCGCACCCATCCCGCTTAAAATAGAACCGACCcgaaataaaatcagtttaacattatataggcctacaacaTTTATTGGCAGGTCATACAAAAGTAATTACTTCAATGTGCCAcgtctttaaaggtcccgttcttcgcgtgttttcgaagctttgattatgtttacagtgtgcaacataacatgagttcatgtttcgcatgtaaaaaaacagtatttttcacacaatttacttatctgtacaccgctgtttcctctgtcctaaaaatggcctgatgatttcttagttctatgaagtccctccttcagaaacacgtaacgagttctgattgggccagtgcttcccgtgttgtgattggacggcagcttagcgcactttgcccggaaaggtcccgccacttaccataacggggagatgcaagcgctgaatgcgcgctcttctccacgtgggagagcaacaagaccacgccccctattttgcgtgtacttgtgggcggagggttagtcaacaaacggtgcTAGTGATGTCATTACTGAAGgaagtccaaaccggccgttcgctgtaggctttgaaagggaacttctgttaaataaaatatctcgcttggcatagAACTTTGAGCCTTAtaatttcacactaactaaacaacatttcacactaactaaagtttgaaagatggaatcgcgaaaaacgggacctttaaaattcgaacacattattttcaatgagtgtacgcacaccggcgGCGGCATTTGGTGCCTCAGTAAGTTGGtcaaaatcctgccgcgccacagatcgccaatgtactgatttcaccctgtgccaCAAGATGCacacatcgtgcagctcttctgtcagtagTGGATTCAAAACTATGAGCTCACAAGCTCAcacgtatataatgtgcgcgtccggcGCAGAGCTTTGAGTCTGGTGTGCGACCCCCCTTGAAGCCTTGTGTGATATTTTGAAAGTGAGAGAATCCTGGGAGGGTGCGCAGCAGCACGAGAACAAATAACCTAATAttgttttgaaattattttattaacttgAAATACAGGCAAGACATATCTTTGTAGATGTGTTcctaaaaatatgcatatatttttaCGTTGGCACGTGACTGACCAAAAGTGGCCCGCCAGCGATAATATCTGGGCCGCGCCCGCATCTGCCCAATCCGGCAGACTGTTTTGATAGCGGTGAGTTCTGAAATATATCTGTCAGTGTAACTTTTAAGAGATGCTTGCTTcgtctagtggccagtggaaaaATATGCTGCATTTAGCCTCATCGGTAGAGCGTCAGACTTCTGGGTAAAAAAGACCCGAGTTCGAACCCCGCTCAGAGCGGGCAGTGGGAATCTAGATATATCAACATTCAATCAATTTTATTGACAGCAATACACATACCTTTGGATCTGTGGCTTTGAAGCAGTTCTTCACAAAGTTCTCAAACTTTGGCTGTTGTTTCGGTAGTGATACACCCTACAAAAAACGGAAATAAACATGTTAAAAGTTACGTCATCAGGTATCATTATTTTGTGGGTATTTCTGTATTccaaaaaagttatggaatggTAATGGTTTGTTACCACTCGCACACCAACTCAGAGGAAGGAAAACGCACCTTTTCTACACTTGCCATCATCTTGGCCTTGATCTCTGGGACAGTGAAAGTTTGTGGCGTTTTGGGTGACTGTACTTTCTTATCACCCTTGTTGTTCTTTTCTGGAGTCTTGAGCTGTGAGAACACAATATCATATCATTGATTTGAGAGAAACTTGAAGAGACTTCAACAAATGCTGCAACTCAAGAGTGGAGAGGGAGATGCTAACCTGTTTAGCAGGTGTATTGGGCTTGGGTCCTTTTCCATTCTGTGCAGGGGTCTGTGGTTTGGATGGGGTCTTCTTTTCCTGACAGAACAATGACCAAAAAATATACGAAATACGGATTCCtcatcacacttttttttttagacattcTATAAAAGATTTGAGGGGCATGAGTAACTCGTCTGACCTTTACAGGTGACTCTTCTACACTTtcttcctcttcatcatcatcttcgTCATCCTCTTCATCACTGAAAGATAAAAtggaaatgtaattttatttatataaaaaatagcaGCTATTTCTTAAAGACTGAAGATGGCAACACTTACTCATCATCATCgtcgtcatcatcatcttcatccaACTTCATTTTTTTCTATAAAACGTTAATTCAAAATGAGCCACAAAATCAAATATCATAACGAATCCTATAAATTCATTTAAGAACTTACCGAAGACTTTGGAGTCAATGACGCTGGTCTCTTTTTAGCTGTTGTCAATGtctcctcttcttcttcctcctcctcctcttcatcaaAGGACTGGTCCCCTCCCATAACTAAAACAAGAAAGATTCCAAAAAGAAATTTACTAATGTATCCTGAAGCCGTTTTCCATGCGTTTACATGAGACAACAGCAAATAATCATAGACCTCATCGAGTATCATGAAGTACTCACTGACAAGATGCTGTCCACTAATGTGAACTGGACCGGAACCAGAGCGTAGACGGAACACAACAGGTGGAGTGATCTCAAACCCACCCAAACACACCTGAGATACAAACACATCTTTAGTTCTAATCAACCAGAGCAATTCTAGGTGATCAACTCAAACTAAGCCAAAAGATGTGCGAAATGACAGTGAAGATGACTAATTCTGCTTACACTGGGGAGGGTGGAAGGCTTGAGTGTGGCCAGGACTGCTTTAACCTTCTGACCCTCTGAATCGTGCCCTTCAATCTCCACAACATTCAGTTCATCTTTTGTGGTGGGATCGACACAGGCCTGCAGGAAAAGGAACAAATGCCTTAAGTATGAAATTTAAATGTTAACAAAACTTTGAGGACCCTTTAAAACAACCCCGAGAGGTCTgacagcaaatgcgacataccatTCTGACTGATAACTGATGATCAAAATCATCATCCTCTGGATTAAAACTGACATCCTTGCCTGCCTTCAGTTCACAACCTGTAACAAACAaagtttatatattatatataggtATTCAGACATTTTTTGTAGTGCAACTTCAGAGAACCAGTGTAGTGACAAATTGAGTCCCCACCAAAATTGCGTCTCCTTTAGGAACTAAACGATCCCATTGGTTCAAATTGCTTTTAATAGGTACTTTTACAAATGTTGATTCAACTACGGTATAGTTACCATTTATGTCTGTATTAGTTTGCTTATGCACTAGcatataacaaatgtttggttATTTGCACATTCCCTACATATATTCTAAATAATCTTTAATGTCATTATGCATTAAGTTAAAATGTCCAAATATTTCagttataaaaacaaaaacaaattatgtTCAACTATTCACCTAATATGCTATTATtctaatttattaattaaccGGTCAATTGGTTTTACATCACAACTGACAAAACATTTAGAAAAATTTGAGTCAGATACAGATGTTATGTTTGATGTCACTAGAAGGAAATAAcgcggtttattaataaagtcatataaacgcggtttacttgcattgtcagtttactggtttgcatgtaaatggggaaaagtggttatttcaataagctgatatttgtaagttatcagcttactggtgtgcatgtacaACACACTCACTGTCACTATCCTGTGAAGTGTGAATGAATAAAAGTCCAAACGGCTTGCCATATGCTGATTTACAGCGATTCATTTACGTCAACACGTGGTCCCTTGTTCTTGATTTAATGAACCGGTCAGTGAATCGCTCGGTCTGATTAAACTCGAGTCGTGAACGAATCATTCCGCACGGTTAGTGAATACATCAGTTGAAATGGTCCAACTCCAAAGAACGATTCATATATCGCATTTAACGTTATTTCTAGCCGTCGTTTCACAGCATGGACGCTGCACCGGTTTTATTTGATATAACTGACTTTACGTGGAAGCAAGGAACTCCACGTGGCGATGTTCGTGGGATGCTCTTACGTTTTTAAAACGTCAATATTCTGCTAAAGACCTGACAATGCAGACTAAACGCCTAAAGCTTCGATTTAAGTAGATAAGAGACCATGGTACCAATAAGCTAGTTTTTAACGCCATTAGCACTATCATTTGATAAAATATGCCAGGGTGTGTTTGTTAGGGAAACAAACGGGGTAAATAGTACATAACGTATTGTATATAACGAAGAATACAATTCAGTTGCAAGACAGTAAGCAAAATGTaagtttaaatgttaaaactCTACAATGTTAAATGTCTCATCTAACACGTGTAACATAGTGACGCCATTTTGGAGCGCCGGTGCACGTGTTTAGAGAGCGCGTGCAGTGAGACATGAACTGTGAATGTTTTGTTTTCGTtgcttttaatacatttatttcagaTTTTTATATCGATTTTAATCATAAGAGTTGTCGACCCTACCCGTGATGATATTCGAATCTTGGGCTAATCGAGCTAAAGCGAATTCATGTTGCACACGTGCTTTATTTTGTCACTCCACATCGAGGCATTTAAGAAAGGCAATGCACTGTAGTTACGCCAATTAAAACATCTACATGTGCTTTTAAGCAGTTTGAGTCTGATCATATAACTCAGGTTAGCTGGTAAGCTTCCACACTACGACATCCTGTAAGCTTAATTTACAAGGACATCCTGCCACGTTTACGTGCTATACGTGTGATATTATATGACATAGAACGAATCAAGTTAAGTATTTAATGTGTTACATACCGTACAGGAAGGTTTGGGGACCCATTTGTTCGAGCTCCATCTCTGTATTCTATGTAAGTGTGTGTTCGTAGCTGAACTGTGCCGCGCGCTCGAGTGCGGGATGGACACACTACCCACATTGAGTTAATCACGCCCATTATGGGACAGTCCTCCAGTCTAGCCAATGAATGAACCCATAGACAGAGAATCACGGAGTTTAGGGTATGATAGAtatgtaggctactgtagtaGAGCATGAGATTGTCCCGACTAGCATATGTCTCAGAAAGATATAACTTCAACACTCTCAAACTTTTATTTGACTTTTTTGCTATTCAGAATTGTTATGGAAGGATTTGCTAAACagcctattgtttttttgttttttgttttgttgttgttgaggtgtgtgtgtgttaaagatTAGAatttgggtgtgtgtgtgttaaagatTAGAATTTGATGTGATATTACCAAATAACAGAGCAATACAATACAAATTCTGTAGTTTGAATGAGACATGTCATTATAATCTAAGGTTAAATAATCCTAACTGTCCTAATTattctaagccctgtctgtgaaaaccCCTATGTGAAACTGGGTCTTAATGAATTTGAGACATAATCCAGTTTCGttagctaataataataattattattataatgaggcAATAGAAAGGGATGCTATTCATGCTCTCCAGCACCtacatacaaataataataacccAGCAACATAACCCTAAAGACTGAACAcagcatttaaagggatagtcccaAAAATTACTCCATAATttatactcaccctcaagccatcctggGTGTATATGACTAGGGCTGAaacgattcatcgagtaactcgagttaatcgaatcaaaaaaatcctcgaggcaaaatcacctgcctcgacgcttcgcttagtccatttaactacacacagatattgcagaaatacattttttgtgtaaggactcggagtatgagtggattgcggttatatccgcggttcaggtgcataaacatcccaaacattgcaggtggatgagagaaatcattaatatgctgattttaataaagacgcggaactctcatatcacgctaaaacgcaatgaatgcgtgtcgttctttaactttcgttttcagctcatgtcgagatcaaagaccgcaatgcgagagagagagagcgggcgggcatcagcactggtaatatcatttaatatcgctgtttttaaatgaagaaaactgtgtgttgagcttcaggatgcgacgctgaacatttaagtttcatttgcggcagttcACGCGTCAGCTGAGAAGATTCAggcaactccaaacacatgaactcgatggagtttgcagctttgcatatggatcaccgtcattgtgatgtgtgtggaatctttaatgagactttatatatcctacttgataatatcttcgaaatgcaCCATTAGATGAAGAAAACCCTgcagtatattcaaatgattacccccccccccccccatatccagagacaagagatttatgcattttatttctggaaaaattcctccgatgatgcaGATAGcatcaatttgcgtcatcggaggaattttagGCTAAAGGCTAAAacctacagccagcagagggagctatttccaagTTTTCAACCCGCACATGGGTGGTGGGATCTCAcgcacagctcagctcgcagctgcaggcattcatgtaaaagGAGCTATTTggagcaaagtaagtgtttcaacttctcaaattaattcctttgaaagttaagcttccaaaggcatgaactgaaaaatgcatgactgaacacgcgctgtgaatgtatgccgcgagcacggtcacgattacctcagctctcatcatcacgagagctcatttagCTCATTCATGAtggtgaatgtaatctgactcctgctgcgtttgtgctgtgacactcgcgcgccGACtcacacattatattgaacagacatgttcagtttttaattgtagtgtctgttttctaactgaacagattttatgaaaattaacGCGGTGGGAAAGGGATCCAGTCACAGTGATTGAGTGCCAAAgcgcgaagcattctgggaatagttatctttcatccccatgagacaaaaaatcattttcttttctctttctcagtctacaaggcaccaaattcaaaaataatttaacatttctactacattaatgacccagtttaaatacagatccatcttcccagcgctgaagtaccccttaaatttcagaaggcctttactAACTCCTGGAGAGTGTTATATGGATTACTTTTGtgatggatggatacacttttttgggcttcaaaatctcatcctccattcactgccattataaagctcggaagagccaggacattattCAATATATCTCGAAATGTACTCGTccgaaagaagaatgtcattagAATgtcagtaaatcatggggtaattttcatttttgggtgaactatacctttaagtaaaaaaaataacccaacattTTTAGAGTATCATAATAATAAACACAGTTGAATGTTAttccacaaacatttttaatcaGTTTTGACTGAGATTTAAATTGCACAGCTTATTTTTGATATTTCGTTTTCACAGTTTGTATTTGCATCACTGGACACTTCTTCATATTTGCAATTATATACATAGCTTATATTTCGTATAACTCAACCTGACCACTTGACttctatataaatattttttccctttaTTTTATGTCCTTTATCAGGATTTTTGTTCTCTACTCTTAAATACCGTTTTGTCCTTACTGAAGGTATTGGGCGACAGCAGGGTATCCATCGACTAGATTGTCAGTTGTGATTTTGTAGTACTCCTCACACACTCCTATACGTAGACACAAACACTTTTAACTTCCGTCCCACCTTATTCACTGTGATCCGGTGGGCAAAAATGGCTTGGAAAGTACAGAGACAGATAGACATGAGCGCGCGGACTCGAAACAGCAATTACTAACAAACAACGCTGACAACACAAGACACAAAATCGACATCCTAGTAAGTATTTCCCAAACCCTATATCATAGACAAACCATAAAATTAGATATTTTGAAGGCCAAGATTACTTTCAAGCAACTCATAAGCAACATATCTGCTGGTTTTTATCATGCAAGCTCTTTTGGCAAGAAAGCAACCAAAGGAGGCTGTATTTGCAGTTCCAGACCAAGAGTCCTGAGCTCTAGGGTCAAGCAAACGAAAAAAGTTTGAGACAGTCGTTCTTTTTCACAGGGAAGAAGGGGTTGATCACCACCATCCAGTAGTCAGGCATCACACAATGCCTTTCAAACATATTCAGTCTTCCGTGGCTGGATCAAGATTGATTCTGGGCTGATAGTTTCCCAAAACACC
The window above is part of the Pseudorasbora parva isolate DD20220531a chromosome 23, ASM2467924v1, whole genome shotgun sequence genome. Proteins encoded here:
- the npm1a gene encoding nucleophosmin 1a, whose amino-acid sequence is MELEQMGPQTFLYGCELKAGKDVSFNPEDDDFDHQLSVRMACVDPTTKDELNVVEIEGHDSEGQKVKAVLATLKPSTLPSVCLGGFEITPPVVFRLRSGSGPVHISGQHLVIMGGDQSFDEEEEEEEEEETLTTAKKRPASLTPKSSKKMKLDEDDDDDDDDDDEEDDEDDDEEEESVEESPVKEKKTPSKPQTPAQNGKGPKPNTPAKQLKTPEKNNKGDKKVQSPKTPQTFTVPEIKAKMMASVEKGVSLPKQQPKFENFVKNCFKATDPKVIQELWKWRQSVKEKN